AGGCGTAGGGATGCCGAACGAGTTTGCCTTGAAGTGGGTCGATGAATTTCTGCAGTGCTATACTGAATATGGCATTCGACAAGTATTGAACACAAACATAGGGAGCGTTATGCTTGGATACTGGCTCTACAAACTTGGAATCGACATTGAATTTAAGATTTCAGTATATCTAGGTAATGACAATCCCTATTCTTGCTTCTGGACGTTAATGACCGCTAAACTCTTCAGTCGCGATGACAGCACAAGCCCACTAATAGGTTTTAATCTTGCAAATTCAGTCAACAACGAGACAATCGAGCTTTCAGCTCACATACGAAAAGCCTTCGACTTTGAGGACATTGTTCGTATCGAACACCACATTGTAGAAACTTACAAGAGTATTGTTAGGCAACCATACGACCGACTTGACGAACTTCTGGAAATCGCAGGTCATGTGAAGAACATTAGTGCCAAACATGAGGGTGGAACACTTGAGGTTGAGAAAACCCGGGAACATCCATCGGACATCTTGGATTACTTCATCCCTAAAAAGGATATTTTGGCAAAGGGTCTGATGCCGAAATTAACGATTAATTATCTCGACAAACATGATTCAATGAATAGAACTGCTAAAGCCCTCACCGAGCGGGGCTTAACCTTCATCGCTGCTCAGAACTTGCACAAGAAATAGGGGTTGTGGAGCTTGGCAAAGGTTACCATGTTGTTGTTTTAGGACGTTTTATCAACAGGAGAATTGTTGTTACAACGAAAATTGCTGTTGTTATTACGAAAAGGTACATCAAGCCTGTTGAGTTATTTTGAGCAATTTGGTTGCTCGCTAATTCTTGATATTTTTGCTGTAAATCGGTGTGGTTTGCCTCAAGCGAAGTATAGTTGGCTTGCAAGTCGTTACAGAAACTGTTCAAGGAATCATAAGCTTGTCTTAAATCTTCGTAAGCTTTGTTTTGGATGAATGTAATTTGGAAAGTGTGAACATTGTCAACGTACGTAGGTATGTCTCCTTTGATGTACCAGCTGTACCGAAACTTACCATAAATCAAGCCGGATAACGCATCTTTAGGTACAACCACTTCATAGTGCTGCTCATAGGTTTGTCCTGAGCTAAAATCGAAGTCTTTGACAAAGTCAATGTATGTGATTGAAGTTTCAGTCAGATTCTCCGTTAGGCAAGAAATGGTTGCGTTGATGAAGTCTATGTGGATTTCTGCTACAGCTTTGACCTTTATGGTGACATTTAATCTATCTTCAGGCCAAGCTTGAATTGGTGATTCTATTTCTATAACTAAACCTCCTTGAGTAAACGAGTATACTTGTCTTTCTTCTGTCTCCGAGTAGACAGTTGCGCTTATGCTTATACTGGCAAGAATCACGGTCGTTATTAACAAAGGTATTAATCGTCTAGTGTTCAATCTTCTTCCACCTTCTAGAAGTGCTTATTGCGTTCCATCAAACTGTATTTAACGGTTTTCTACCATTATTTTGAAAAACTAAAACCTTTTCAGCCGTATTTTTAATTTTTGCTGGTGAAAATCTGCTATTTTAACGTGCGAATAAAACGTTGGTATACGTATACGAAGTAAATAAAGGCGAAGAGAGTTAACACGACTTCAAAGGACAAAATCAGCTGGTTCTGTTCTACTGCGAAAAAGTAGCCTTGTGTAACGATGTCTGAGAAAACAAGAATCTGCAGAAATATGGCTCCTCCAATACAGCTAAAGCCTAAACAGTGGATAAGTTGCCGCAAACGCCGATCAACTGTCACGTTGAACAAGTCTATCAAAAATACAATAGCAAACCGCTTATCTTAAGGTTTACGAAACGCAACATAAAATGCAACATAATAATTTCTTCTGCATATTCTGAATAGCTATAGCTCCTTCTCTAAAGCAGAATTTCCTTTCCTTCTTCAACAAGTTCTACAGAATGGTCTCCAAATAATTTCTTAAATATAATCGGGTGCTCCGTATGAATGGGAACCAGTTTTTTCGGTTGTATCTTATCAATGACTTTGACGAGGTTTTTTGGAGGAACAGTGACCCGACGCGCGCATCTGATGGAATTTTAGGCGAAAATGGTTTAGCCAGTTATGTAACACTTTTCTCTATTTTCCTGCAGATGTTCGCCATTATCAAAATTATGTGGGGAAGGGTGAATATGCTGAAGACTTTCGTGTATTTTGCAGAGGCGGCTTTCTTTATTGTTTCTCTTTTTCCTCCCGCTTCTAAGTAGCCTTCTATGAAAGAGGAGGCGATTATTCTGGCAGCTTCGTCGGAGTGGATTGGAAGGATGTAGTGGCCTGAATAGTAGAGGAACTCTGCGATGTCCCAAGGTTGGTTTCCGTTTCTTGTTGCTTGTTCAAGGTCTAAAAAACACACTTTCCTGTCTTTTGTGATTAGTATGTTTTCAGGTTTACAGTCTCCTAGGGCTATGCCTAACGAGTGTGCTTTTGCGATTTCCTTTCCTACTGTTTTAAGAACTTCGCCGTTCCTTACCTTGCCTTCTTTTGACAGGGATGAAATTGTTTGTTTAACTATTTCACTTAATTTTTTCCCTTCAACAAAATCCTCGAAAATCAGACGTTCTTTTAGGCTAACATAGAGAATGTGTGGAACAGCGAAGCCATGTTTTCTTAGAAACTGGTTGATAGAGTATTCTCTCTCAAGTCGTGTTGCGCCCAGCACAGCAAACGATTGTGTACCTAGTGCCCACAAGGCTAGAGGGAACCACTTGAAGCCTAGCCAGTCTTCGAACTTTTTTACTACAATTTTTTGTGTTTCACTGTTTTTCTGAAGTCGAAGTAGGAAAACACTGTTCAGAACGCCGCCCATTTCTTCAATCGTTATTTCTAATTCTTCTCCGCCAGGCACCGTCTTTCGTACGAAGTCCTGAATGTTTGTTTTGTCGGAAAGAGGAACTGGACCGAGTGGTGTGGGCATTAGTAGATATTTTTCTGTTTCTCCTAGTTGTCTGAGCAGTTCTTTTTCTGTTTTTTGATGGGAGCCTTTTGTAAAGGATTTTTGATTTTGTGGAAAAGCCGTTGTTATTTTTGAGGAAATACCTCGAATGTAGGGTAATAAGGCTTTTTGGATGGACATGAGGATGTTGGAAAATCTGTTTCTCTGACGCTTTGTTGCTTCAATAAAGTCTTTGTCAATTTTTATGTAGCTATTTGACGACATTATGCAGTTTTCTGTTTCTAGTTCTTTTAGAGCTTTTAAATATCCATTCATGATAAAGTCAACATTTTGCTTTCTAGTTTTTCTTTTAAACATGTTTAAGAAGCTGTACTTTAAAGGTGGGAATAGTCTTGTTCTTCTTCTTATGGCTTCGTACATGAAATACTCTGGTTTAATGAGAAGCTCCGTGGACAATTCAGGGTATTGCAGAATGATGTTTTTTAGAAGCTCTAACACAAACCGTTTTTTCATCTTCACCTCCATTTCTTCCAGATAGCTTGGGTTTATCCACGGTTGGTAGGGTAGTGCAATTTTTTCTGCAGCGACCTCGCCGAATTGTCCGTGTTCTATGTCGCTTTCGAACACTTTTTTGTCAATTGCCAAAATGGAGAGATTGACGCTGTCTATTTGCTTGGCAAAATTGCGCATCTTAGGAGAGTAGGCAGACACGATCAGCAAGACGTTTACGTCGGCTTTTTTCTTGGCGTATCCATATACTCTCGGCCCGTGAAAACAAGCGGCAAAAATCTCTTGAGGGCTTGCAGTCTCTTTGCATAGTTTGAGAATTCGATCTTCTTCAGGACCGTCGATACTTACAAGTTTGCTCATGACTACACACATTATAGATTTTTTCGTGTTTAAAAGCTATCTTCAAAACATAAATATGCTATTTCCTTAAGAGAATGGAGAGGTGATTAAATGGCTAAGGAAGGTGAAGCTGGCAGAGAGGCTTCAGATCTTCGTGAAAGAGTTGTGCGACTTGAGGTTAAAGTTGAGGAACTCACTAAACGCATTGATAGCCTCTCTAACTACACCAAAGAACTCTACAACTATTTACAAAAACAATCTAGATAATCTTGGTAAAGAAAAAAAAGGGTGCTACGATGGTGGTGGTGGTGGTGGGGTTTCTGGAGCCGGTCCAGCGGTTGTTTTAATTGAGAAGAAAGCGACAGCAAGTAGTATTACAGCGATCCAAATTAGTAGTAAACCTATTATGATTATTGTTAGAACTGCCCCAACTAGGAGCAGCAGGCCTGCTGTGCCGAATAAGCCTACTCCTGACTTTGACGCAAGCGATCCCAGTGATTTCCGATACAACCAGGCAGTTAGAATGGCGAATACGAAGAGGATGATAAGTGCAGCAACGATGCCTCCGATTAGCGTTAAGAGGGAATCGAGAGCAGCTTCCGCCGTAATTAAGTCTGTCCACTCCGTTGCACTGGTCCAGTCATCGATGCCTAGATCAGCGACGACGGTCAGAGCAGTTATTACGAAAACCCCCACAGCCACAACGCCGCCTACAATTGTTGTGATGAAACCGTAGAGGGCGTTGTTAAAGATGCCAGCATCCTTGTAATGATCGGCGAAGCCTTTCAACGCTATCAACACTAATATAAAGCCAATAAGGCCAAGTAAACCTGCATAGGACGCTGCAAACATAAGTAAAGGTGCTATGAACATCAGTATTGCTCCTACGCCTCCAAGGTTCTTGCTTGTAGCTAAATCCATTTTTTTCCGCCTTGAAGAACGAGTTTCTACGTATTCAAATAAAAGCTTTTCTGGACACATGCGCTATTTTCGTTGAATTATTTTCATGTAGGCAAATGTGGCAGTGGTGGCGAAGATAGTTGAAAAAACTACCAGATTTCTTATCATGTTAAACGTGAACTCTGGGGTGCCTAGGAGAAAGGATCTGATAAGATCTGCGCCGCTGCTTAGAGGGTTAAACTCAGCCAACATCACTACGAACTGCGGCATTACGCCATCCCGGCCAAGATCCTGTATAAGCGACAGCGGGTAAAAGATGCTGCTGCAGAAAAACAGCACATAATAAACCATGCCTCTCGCAGTAACGAATTTCTCAAGACTCGTTGTAGAGACTGCCGTGGCTATGCTCAAGCCTGAAATTCCTGTTGCTAACAGGAAGAGAGCGCCTAAAATCACGAGAAGTTGTGGAAGTGATGGAAAGCCGAGAAAAAGGAATGTTGTCAAGAGCAGCGGCGACATATATACCATGCCTCTCAGCCCGCCTGCAAGCAGTCTCCCTATGGCAAGTTCTAAACGTGTGATTGGGAGGCTTAGCATGTAGTGGTGGATTTGGCGGCGTACTTCCATGTTTATTTCTCTGCCTATCATGTAGGCTGAAGCGAATAGGCCTATTATGGTGACACCTGGGGCAAAAAAGCTGAAATAACTTATGATTTGCTCAGCTATGTCTGGGCTCACCATTTGGTTGTATACTACTGCCATGATAAATAGGTCGGCCAGGTTCATGCTTATGAGACCGGCTAGCCACCATTTGTAGCGAAAGAAGTTTCTAAAATCATGCTCAATTACGTGCAGAACTGCTTTCATTTATTGCCACCCTCCACCCTCAAGCCGTCTCTCATAAATTGTAACGCCGATAAATGTGAAGGTGAAGAAAAATATGACGAGCCCAATTATCGCCGCTAGCGGCATAGGGGTCATAGTTAGGTATTTTTCAATGCCCACACCCCAACGGAACAGGTCAGAGGCAAAGGTAACCGGATTAAAATTTGTCAAGACTGCGTATGCTTGGCTGGCATCTTGGACGAAAGTCTGAGGATACATTGTTGTACTTAGCCGAATTATGAAGGCATTTAGAACTCCCATAAGAATGTCGAAGTGGTCGCTAGACTTTAGCCCAACTGCAATCGTGATGCTCATCCCAGAAACGCCGAAAGCGAACAGGAAAAGGGCTAAAAAAGCAATTAGAAAATTTAGTGGATTTTCCAGTCCAATTACAAATAACGCTATAGCAATAAGTGGCCCTACAAAAATAAAGCTACGTATGCCACCGCCAATCGACCTTCCCAACACCAGCTCTCTTCTAGAAACTGGAAGACTGAGCAAATACTCGAAAACTCCATGTTCAGCTTCTTCAAAAATGTCGTATCCAATAAACACGGAAGTAGAGTATAACATCATTATTACAACACCTGCAACATAGTACTCAAAATAAATATCTGCTAGAGCAGGCACAACCATGCGAGAAGCAATTAACCCAAAAAAGGCGATTTGTGCTGCAAACCAAATGGCTCGCAAGATTATGAGGAACTTAAATTGCAAAAACATGCGTAGGTCTCTTTCAACCACCAATAACAACTTCTTCGTTTCTTTTCACCTCGAAGAACCCTTTTGCTCTGCCTCTTCAATGGTCAATCCTGTGTAATGTACAAACACGTCATCAAGTGATGGCTCGCTCATGTTGATTGACATAATTGGCAGGTTATTTTTCAGAAATAGCTTCATAATTTGAGGAACGACTTCTTGCACTTTGTTTAGATAAATCCTCAAATTCTTGGGGCTTACCGTAGCTACGTCTACGACTTCTGGGAATTTCTTCAACTCTTCCAACGCGTTTTTTGGTGCTTCTTTTTCAAGTTGAATCTCAACTATGTCTCCCCCTGGGATGCTGTCTTTCAGTGTTTTAGGTGTGTCACATACTAGCAGTTTGCCTTTGTGCATGATGCCGACACGGTCAGAAAGTATGTCTGCTTCGTAAAGCTCATTGGTGGCTAAGATTATGGTGGAGCCTTCATCTCGGAGTTCTCGAATCATGTTCCAAATCTTGTGTTTGCCAACCACATCTATTTGGGCGGTAGGCTCGTCGATGAAAGCAACTTTGGGTCTTTGAATCAAAATCTTAGCAACTTCTACGCGCTTTCTCATTCCACCAGAAAGCCCATGAACCTTTTTCTTTCTATAATCCCACATGCTTACGTCTTCTAAGACTTGCTTGACTCTTTTCTTCCTTTCTTGCGTTGAGAGACCGCAGACCTTAGCATGCCAATTTAACACATCCCACGGCGTGCTAACCCACAGAAGCTTAGGCTCTTGAAAGCAGATTCCAATAAGCTTCCGCACATCGTCTGGGCTCTTTCTTATGTCATGTTCACCCACGATAGCAGTGCCTTTGGTTGGCTTAATCACTGTTGTAAGCATGAGAACAGTGGTTGTTTTGCCGGCGCCATTAGGGCCTAACAATCCAAAGATTTCTCCGTCCTCAATGTTCAAGTTTAGATGGTCAACTGCAACCAAATCTTCGAAACGCTTTGTCAAGTCAATTGTACGGATAATAGACACCAATATACCTTCGTTGACTTAATTTCCCCGCTAGAACTAGAGATAATGAAAATCTTCAATAGATAAACGTATCGTAGAGTTGAAAATCAAGGGTTTATCTAACGGTATAACAAACTAAAAGCAGCATCTTGCGCTTTTTCCATAACCTCTTCTTCATCAAGTATTTTCACTTCACGATTCTCCATCACCACTTCACCATCAACAATCACACTGTCAACATCACACCCATGAGCAGAATAAACAAGACTCGCACACAAATCATGTAACGGCGTTAGATTAGGCTTCTTCAAATCAACCAAAATAACATCCGCCCGCTTTCCAACCTCCAACGAACCGATTTCCTTTTCCAGCCCCAACGCCTCAGCCCCTCTTATGGTCGCCATTTCCAAAACTTTCTTACTCGGCAAAACAGTCGTGTCTCCATAGTTTGTTTTCTGAAGCAACGCAGCAACCTTCATGCTCTCAAACATGTCCAAGCAGTTATTGCTAGCAGCCCCATCAGTGCCAAGACCCACAGTCACACCAGCGTCCACCAACTCCCTGACCTTCGCCACGCCCTGAGCCAACTTCATGTTCGCAACAGGATTATGCGCCACCTTCACATCTCTCTTCGCCAAAACAGC
The Candidatus Bathyarchaeota archaeon DNA segment above includes these coding regions:
- a CDS encoding DUF996 domain-containing protein, whose amino-acid sequence is MDLATSKNLGGVGAILMFIAPLLMFAASYAGLLGLIGFILVLIALKGFADHYKDAGIFNNALYGFITTIVGGVVAVGVFVITALTVVADLGIDDWTSATEWTDLITAEAALDSLLTLIGGIVAALIILFVFAILTAWLYRKSLGSLASKSGVGLFGTAGLLLLVGAVLTIIIIGLLLIWIAVILLAVAFFSIKTTAGPAPETPPPPPPS
- a CDS encoding ATP-binding cassette domain-containing protein, which produces MSIIRTIDLTKRFEDLVAVDHLNLNIEDGEIFGLLGPNGAGKTTTVLMLTTVIKPTKGTAIVGEHDIRKSPDDVRKLIGICFQEPKLLWVSTPWDVLNWHAKVCGLSTQERKKRVKQVLEDVSMWDYRKKKVHGLSGGMRKRVEVAKILIQRPKVAFIDEPTAQIDVVGKHKIWNMIRELRDEGSTIILATNELYEADILSDRVGIMHKGKLLVCDTPKTLKDSIPGGDIVEIQLEKEAPKNALEELKKFPEVVDVATVSPKNLRIYLNKVQEVVPQIMKLFLKNNLPIMSINMSEPSLDDVFVHYTGLTIEEAEQKGSSR
- a CDS encoding ABC transporter permease, which gives rise to MKAVLHVIEHDFRNFFRYKWWLAGLISMNLADLFIMAVVYNQMVSPDIAEQIISYFSFFAPGVTIIGLFASAYMIGREINMEVRRQIHHYMLSLPITRLELAIGRLLAGGLRGMVYMSPLLLTTFLFLGFPSLPQLLVILGALFLLATGISGLSIATAVSTTSLEKFVTARGMVYYVLFFCSSIFYPLSLIQDLGRDGVMPQFVVMLAEFNPLSSGADLIRSFLLGTPEFTFNMIRNLVVFSTIFATTATFAYMKIIQRK
- a CDS encoding ABC transporter permease: MVERDLRMFLQFKFLIILRAIWFAAQIAFFGLIASRMVVPALADIYFEYYVAGVVIMMLYSTSVFIGYDIFEEAEHGVFEYLLSLPVSRRELVLGRSIGGGIRSFIFVGPLIAIALFVIGLENPLNFLIAFLALFLFAFGVSGMSITIAVGLKSSDHFDILMGVLNAFIIRLSTTMYPQTFVQDASQAYAVLTNFNPVTFASDLFRWGVGIEKYLTMTPMPLAAIIGLVIFFFTFTFIGVTIYERRLEGGGWQ